The Gigantopelta aegis isolate Gae_Host chromosome 9, Gae_host_genome, whole genome shotgun sequence genomic sequence TATGGATTCAGATCTCGTGTTCACAtccatttggtatttcttgaaaaattaGGATCTAGTTACTATTTAAACTGCGGCTAGGGTTTAAGGTGTTTCCATTTGGCGAACTTTACCAGTTGGCCTTTAAAAATGCAAGAATGATAGTTTAATTCACGCAATTCTACTTTTGCGTAATGgatttttcattatatttaagACATGATTGTAACAGTGGCGTGTTCAGGAAGCCGACCGCTCGCGAATAATTTGACTACATTTATTTGACTTGTGGTATTTAACACACCAGGTTTCAATACTCGGATtcctgttaaagggacattcccgagtttgctccattgtaagatgtttccgactaataaaatatttctacgattaaacttacatattaaatatattttcttgtttagaatatcagtgtctgtatattcaatgtctttctggtcgtcttaatgtttgtaagaagcccaaactggattttgtcttcaaataatttcgtacgtacgaacaaatcgtttttaggaaataaaatgaaatttaaccttttccaaatattagaacgaccagaaacacgtttaatatacagccactaatattttatgcagaaaaatatatttgatatgtaattacagtcgtcaaaaggtctctgttagtcaataacatcttaaaaaatgcagcaaactcaggaatgtccctttaagatattgtAAACGGATTAGGCTGCCATTTTTTAAAGACACAAGCACCCACTGTTTCTCAGATGTTTCTGTCAATAATCTTGGTTTTACATCACACGAAGGAGCCCGTTTGTAAAAGTATTGCAGTTTCGCTAATTTCTATTTCCATAATTCTGCCCATTTCCAAACTCTATCGCacacccctacccccccccccccccccccccccccccccccccccgtcctgaAACCAGTCGCTGGCGAAGTCGGAGATTGTGCCCAGGAGAGACGTGTTTataccttaattggatacaggcacgttaatatgttatccaatccaatccaatcccaatcaattttaatttcaaaacgCCGTTGTCTGTTGAAgttgctttttgtttgtttgtttgtgtttttattttaatgagtaAAGATGTTACATGATGGGGATGAGAAAATTGGATTGGCGTGAAAAGCAAGCATCTTTACTGTTGTGAAAAACCAGtttcttttatatcttttaaatattttttattttctattattttcaacattttaaatgaaacttAAAATAGATTTTCAACAGAATAACTCCTGAACTAAGTCTAATGAGCCTCAGGACCACATTTTCGAATGTCCATCACTACCGCACACACGAATTCTTTCGAAGCGGAtggcaggcgcgtgtgcaggtgGGGAAGGGGGTTCGAGGGTAGAAACCCCAGCCTGCTCCagcaaattttctttcttttttttccaatatattttctgggggaggagATTCGACCCCCACCCCATAAACGTCagtcgccacagtctagactccTCCATGCCACAACtaaccataggcgtacgggctcccatttttgtaggagagcaggctggtttttgcccgaattaaaaaaaaatcctgtctAGTACTTAAagctatatatactgaacaaaaaaagaaacttccgatttgtacatatagtatttgttgcgttaaagaattcattgtgtaatgaaattatataggtagtattagccttgagctgtagtatcaggattcatgaattttctcgattatttttgcactgttgatcgtcgacaacgtgaaattcagtttgcacgtgcatgcatggttcgacatgtcccatgtagtattcggtcaatttgttttacttgtctttgGAACagtgtcaagtgaacgaaaatgcGTTCACCATTTGTAAAAATCTTAAggtttatttacatgtagcaTTTTTAGTGTCCAAGATACCGAACTTGAATTTgcacgcgaacgggcgattggcatgcttgatgctggcaatgtcgacagaagacgttgaagGATGTTGGGTTCGCACGAGCGATACGAGACTTCGCATCGTGGTTTCGAACGACAGGCACCCCAACGAAGTGAACACCGTGTTGGTCCGCGTGTTAAAGAACGCGTGGTCAATTTAACGATAGCACtcaacacgcatttgcgcaatcgattccaaactgcatactgctactgctgctaaggcatatttttcactattaataaTAACCGAATaagtgaaatcaaacattacttatatcgtctgcttagattatccatttacatgcacgaagtgttacgtcggatgcgttttaaccaACGTTACAAAATAAATCGTCTGATATTGGGCACGtgcacacgtgcgtctgagacgGCGACGGTtaaataccgttcttttttagTCTGAATCCAGATTTTATTTACAACGTGGTAGATGGCTTGTTGCGcgctaccgtaggagaaatgaacgctatgcagGTTTGTGTTCTTAAACAAACGTCGTgtccgggggtgggggttgtgtcaggGTCTAGGGAAGCCAATATACATtatatcgttcaccactaggtcattgatggcaatttaaatgaaAACGGTTACGGTGATAGACATGGACTGGATCATCAACGTAATTcctgtgttatttaacgacgccacatctcgatttttcagcatgatttTTTATCCTCTCATACGGCTATTGGACTGTCAAATTtataggacaaataacattgttttttagaggactggcccgctaaaagtctgTCACATACCCCACGAGCATGTTTGGGTTAGTCTGCAACAGATCTTTGATTTGCGTCCCTTCCCACAGgctaggatagcacaaaccatgtcaagcgctcattcaggaatggaacaatattcggTGCAAGTGGTCAACACTTTAGTCATTCTATGCGCTTGCGGAGCAGTGGTCATTCAAGAGGTTTACCCGGAGTGGGTATCTTTTTTACAAATCCCCTACCAcgacttggtcaaaatttctcccagtacctatcaacctgtggccatgatttttgcactaAACGATGCATACTGAACACTTAATAAACGCATATTATAAAACAGACAAACGGTTGGATTTCATCAAGTTATACCAAGCAAAGTTAGATACGTTTCTTAACACATTAGTATATATACTTCACCTCCGATTCTTGTCGGCGAGTAGTTGACTCGCCCAGTCTATTGAAATCCAGGTACTCATTGTTCGGATCACTTGTTTTAACAATCGTGATATTAAACTTTTGTGCGCGTTCGTTCATCGCTTTTTTTGTTtatctaaaaaaattaattttcagttgCGCATGAAGCGGCGATCAAAGTATGGGCTGACATTTATGCCACTAATGCTGATGCACACGCGCCCTGGGTGGGGTAGAAATGAAGATGATAGGAGGACATCTGTTTCTTCTCAACCATTGTCTTCGCTGTAAGGTAACTTTCAAACGTGATGTCGACGTAGGGCTCGCGGCGCAACACGGGTAGTACTCGACGTGACGGGTGGAGTTCGTGCTGATCACGGCGTAGTTCGGATTCTGCTGGAACAGTGTCATATCGAAACCGCGTTCACCAGCCTTCATCTTAATGTCGAACATGTTGCCGTCGTATGTCCACGAACCGAACTTGAGTTTGCACGTGAAGCTGTCGTTCGGGCGATGCTTGTCAATGGAGCACCGACTCTTGATGGACGTGGGTTGCACGTGCGTTAGAGACCCATCGTGGTACAGAACGAGCGGCACCCGAGTGAAGTGAACACCGGTTGGGCTGAAatattaaaggaaggaaatgttttatttaacgacgcactcaacacattttatttacggttatatgcttaaggaccacacagatatgagagaggaaacgcgctgtcgccacttcatgggctactcttttcgattagcagcaagggatcttttatatgcatcaaaGAAACAGTCACATTTggaaagacaggatagtacataaagATTCCTTTGTTAaaccaccgacgggaatcgatcctatgatcgatcgcgcatcaaacgagcgctgtaccattgagcaatgtccatcccccccccccccccccccccccgaaaaaaaaaagtaaataaaaaattaaaaaattagatttgaaattaaataaataaagatcaaaaaattaaaaaataaacggTTACGGTGATAGAATTGACTAGCTGTTTCAAGCAGATGTTGCGGGCGGGTTTTAGCTCAGTCCAATGAGTGCACGCTTGAGTCTGCCTtgtatcgcaggatcgaaccattcTCGGTAGAAAAAAGTTCAGCTGATTAATGGTGTGTtttcttctcgttccaaccagtgttcccgAAAAAAAAATCTGGGACTTGGGGTATTTGCTTTCCTACTGTGGGAAAATTGCATATTCAAGAACCTATGCTATATTCACCAAAATGTAGGGATAGTTTAACAAACTTACGTGTCAGAGTTACTTGTAGTTTGAtgtcaatagccgatgattagttaatcgaAGTTACTCAAATAATtacgctttaaaaaaaaatggcttgCATTTTAATggggaaaaattaaataaagtttgGTTATAGCTCAAGACATTCTAAGGATGTAAAAAACAACTGTACTGTCGtaagcagatttttttttatcataactCCTACCCATGGGCATGATTTGGTCGAATTTGTTGGGTATATAGATTTATGGTTAAGTTTGTTCGTTTACTGAACACCACTAGACGCACATTGACTGTATTTAAtcattcggctattggatgtctaaacatttgataattttgacatatagtttaagagaggaaacccgctacaagagatcttttatatgcaacatcccactgATAGAATGTTacaaccacagcctttgatataccagttttgcacaggtggaacaagaaatagcccaaatatAATAACACGACGGGGATcaaatcctagaccgaccgcgcatcaagcgagcgatttaccactggactacgccccTAGTTATTCTATcttaattaaatgttaattttaaactgcttgtaataatacatttatgaaTTCATAGGCGCGGCTATGGGTATCAAGGTGGTCTGGTGATCTAGggtaactgtaaaattaaaaaaaaaacataagttgaaatcaaagaAGATCAAAGAAAttgacacattaattaatttgtttcgACCTAACGAAGAACATAAAGATTAAAATTGTCAAAACGACAAAAAATAAACgctattgtttttctttaagaaaaccaaaacgaaaACAGTGAACAGTAAATTTGTTATGATTGTGGGGTAAACTAAACCAAGAGTACAGCCCCGTGACCAAATTTTGAAAGGGGGGGTGGAACATGtttttaggcttatggtgaggtACGAAGCGACCGATTCTGGggaatgtggggggggggggtctgggggcattTGAAAAAAACGTCACCTTGGGAAatcgaacacccccccccccccactcccaacCCTAATGGCTATGGGCCTGAGTACTGAACCGAATTATcaaggcaaaacaaaaaacaaaaacacaaatttgAAAGTAAACAGCTGCGAAAGATCAACACAGcatgccaaaaataaaatgttcgataagacaaaaacaaacgcTGTGGTCATGCAGACCATGCTAACAGTGTATGGAGCTGTGATAAACAAACCGATATTGCACAATACGAAAAACATGTCTGAAAACATTATATTATCACAGATGCTTGCAtaacctttttgttttttaaatttcgaAGATATACTGAATACATGTTGTATTCGCCACTGTCAAGGAGATCCATGGAAATGTTACCAACCCTGTACCACGGTGAGGAATAGCATACGAAGGAGCTactgatttgtttaacgacaccactagagaacattgatttattaatcaccggctattggatgtcaaacatttggtaattttgacattacagtcttagagaggaaacccgctacatgtttccattagtagcaaggaattttttatttttatatgcactatctcacagacaggatagcacataccacggcctgatataccggtcgttatgcactggctggaatgagaaatagcctgatggatccaccgatggggatcgatcccagaccgaccgggcattaggcgagtgttttaccgctgggctacggcCTACCCCACCACGACGACGAACAGCTAACGCAGGGGTAACTG encodes the following:
- the LOC121381539 gene encoding acetylcholine receptor subunit alpha-L1-like: MSSWTSLAVKSLRLSPTGVHFTRVPLVLYHDGSLTHVQPTSIKSRCSIDKHRPNDSFTCKLKFGSWTYDGNMFDIKMKAGERGFDMTLFQQNPNYAVISTNSTRHVEYYPCCAASPTSTSRLKVTLQRRQWLRRNRCPPIIFISTPPRARVHQH